The genomic window CAATGTGGGAGGCAATGCTACCACGGTTCCTTTTAAAGCTTGTAACGAGATATATGCTTCAGACATGTAATAAATGCTAAGCAGTATTATTACTAAATAGGACAGTTTTACCACTTTGGGGATTGGCCCAGGGTTAGCCGAGGATAAATAATGCCTCCCACTCCCCTATCATTGTTGCACGTTGGCAAATTGTGTGGCTTGTGCAGGATTGCAATCCTGGCAGTGCAGCAGGTCGTGCCCCtcccaggtttccccagccacctccATGCAATGGGCCCAGAGCTACCCCTTGCTTTGCTTCTGGTGCTCTCCTCCTCCAGTGCTGGGATGCCACTGAGGTGTCCCGgacggctgctgctgcttcttgggtGATGTTCTCCAGGCCTTCCCCTCCACCCTGCTTTCAGGCTAGCTAGCTCCTCTCTTCTCAGTTGTAGCTGAGGGGGttgctggaaggggaagacccAGCAGAAAAGTAGACCTGGTGATCCTTCCTCTTGGGAGCTGGAtgagcagaagcaggagagagacTCACGCTGGCACATGGCTGGGCCCTGGTTGCatccagcaaggctctccttACCTTCTGACCGGGTGGATTTCCTCAGCCCCAAGACCTCTTATTTCACCACCAGTCTCTTTACCTCAGACCTGCAGCAATAGCCTCAACTTTTTTGGCTCAGCCTCTTGATTTTCTACTGCTGAGTTGTGTGGACTACGCAAAGATCCCAGGAATTATATTTGCAGAATGTTTCTAAGAAATGTGTGAATATGTGGGCAGGAAGAGAAGGAATGATTGCTTCATCTTGATGGAAAGAGAATGATGAGCTCATTATGATGTGCACATCCTAGCAGGATGGAAGTTGTTCATTCTCTCCTTATATTGATGGGCCCCCTCAGTCACCTGGCAGTGACAACAGCACACCAGTCATATTGGGGAGctgctattttattttcccaCAGCATAGTGCCACTCTGAGCATTGAGGGAATTAAAATAGCGGCTTGGAGGCAGGCCCTCCTGGATCCCCGGGGTGCCAAGTGCTGGTGCTGGACTTGCTACTCCCCAGACTCAAATTTCAGCAAGATTACATCCTATTAAGTATTGCTGTGTTAGAAATTTGGAGGCCAGCTTAAGCTCCAGGAGAAGTGACCCTCTGAAGCATTCGGAATGGAGATTTCTGTTGAACACCAattcctaaaaaaaagaaaaaagtactttGTATGATTAAAATTGACCTTTTATCTCTTCTGCACCATCCTGTTAAGGCATGTGTCCAACTGCTGAAGTGGAGTGGAGGTGGCCAAGTTCAGCCTCCATCCTTGAGGGGTTCAGGTGCATTAAAAAGggacgcaggtagcgctgtggtcgaatctactcagcctcttgggcttgccgatcggaaggttggtgatttgaatccctgcgacggagtgagctcccattgctctgtcccagctcctgccaaccaagcagttcgaaagcacaccagtgcgagtagataaataggtactgctgtggcaggaaggtaaacggcttcaTGCTGAAGGTTCAATTACTTTCAAGTGTGGAATTAACATTATGTGGCCCTTGAAAAGGTACTATTTCTGCAGTCTGAAGCAGTGAGAAAAGTGATCCTTCAGGTGAACTAGTTGAAGCTGAAGAAAGAGACCAGAATATGGGAGCACCCTTATTGCCACCTTCACTCAGCCAcataagaagaaaaggggggggggacgaacTGAACAGTGGCCGGGCATGAGTGAAAAGAATAACCTGTGCTGTTATCAGCAGCATTTGGGAATAAGTGTGATATCCCAGAAAAACGTGATTCCCCTTCAGTAGCAGCTGCCACCACCTGCCTCTCCATTGTAGCCCCTGAGATCCAGCAGCACCATGTCAGTTTCCTGCTTCTTCTATTCTTGCCCCGTGACCTGTGGacgttccccctccccaacccattCTCTAGTCCCTGGGTCCCCACTCCAGTCTCTCTGCTTCCTCAAGAGATGCTTCACTCTGTCCAGGTCAGAGCAAGGCAAGGCCAGCAGATGGCTCTGGGCTCCTCCGAGGCCACACACCTTTGGCAGTGGAGGTACAAGGACACTAGCACCCCCTCAACTTGATAACACTTCCTTTAGCAGCTGTCACTCTCCACGTGCTTTGAACAGGCAAGTAACTAGACACTCAATGGAAGAGCCCCCAGACCAAGCAGGAACAtaaccagggtgggggtgggggtgggggtgggggtggtagttTATTCAGCCAAGTAGGCATGAGAGGCAAGGAAGCTGTGCATGAACTCCAGGAGGAAAATCATATTGATCAAAAAGTaagataaaaatgtatttaaggaAATCATAGTTTACACGGCATTTTAAAAGTAGCACCAGACTTGGGATCATTATGTCATTTGACCAGGAGATACTTAATGTCCTCGGTTGCATGAATAGGCCTTTTCTTTACTGCATCCTCACGGTGCCTCTCAGAACAAAGAGGCGTGATGTGTGCCCACATGTGGAAAACTTAATTGTGGAATATAAAAAACTCCATGCATTTTGATAATGCATTCTTCAGAGGCAACAAACACACCTGAAAGGAAGTACTTGGTGCAAAGGCTGAGAAATGTCATGATCCAACAGCAAAGTGTTCCATTTACTGCAGCATAGTTGTGAGGCTTCATCTCTGCTTTCCAGAGCCTCTATTGCTGCCAAAtcattccctttcctttccctttccctctccagGACATGGCTCAGAGAAGGGTGCAGAACAAGGAGGCCACTCCCTGCTTTTATGTCCCCTGCCCAAAAGACGCATACGTTTTCAAAGTAGTTCTCCTGGGAAGCACGGCTGTAGGAAAGTCAAGCCTGGCCTATCGTtatgtgaagaaggacttccggGACTCCCTGCCTACTGTGGGCTGTAAGTGGATGGCGCTGAGCTGGCTGAAGGTTCCCTGTCTTTTGCACCAACCGACATGCTACAAATTACTCAGAATAAGGCCAAGGATGGAAGCCATGAACATTTGGTTGAGGAACTGCTTGGCACAGCCTCAGCTATTTTTATTATGAAATATTGTCTCCATGGCAACCATGCACAGAACACCCTAGAGGGATGGAGCGCTATCTCTTTCCTTGCAGCTGTAGTGACAGAGTGACACCCAGTGATAAAAGCAACACAGTGCACAACTTGAACATCATCATGTGATGGGGGGCCATGGCTAATTGACATCtatccactccccaccccccaccccccagctgctGAAGTGCAGCGGCTGAGGAGGTGAAGAACGTGGCCAGAAGACACGGAAGAACCTCTGGAGGTGTCTGTATATTTGTAGATGCAAGCAATTTTGAAAGTGGGACCACGTGGGCCCCCTCCCTGCAAAGCCTCATGGGGACATCGAGAGGGGCCCAGAGTTGCGCTTCCCAGTATTTATCAGCCAATTGCTGGGAAATGAAGTGGACGTGGAAGTGATTGTGGCAGAGTTCACATGCTTTCAATAAAGTCCAGGTTTAAAGAAGCAACAGGCAGAGGCTGAGGgatgcattgccgggggttggactagatgacaatcACAGCCacttccaacttcacaattctgGGATTCTGTGTGCAAGGAAGCAACAAACTAGGGAGGGCCGTTGAGGAAGGAGACTTGGCGAAGTGGCTTATGTGCAGGAATGGGAAACAGCAGGGCCAGAAGCACTGAGCAGACTCATTCACTGGGAAGAGCAACATTATAGTGACTTTAGTTCTCAGCTATATGATGGCTTGATATACTGATATAAAAATTGATTTCTGCACTCTTGTGCACCTTGCAGGCGACAGACGGCATGTTGTACAATTAAAGTCACCTGTAATCTGAATGGATGCATAGTATATTACCACTTCATTTTTAACAGGGatggcttccccaacctggtgccctccagatggactACATGCAATTCCATCGTCCCTGACGATTggccagagtcaaaacaaaataaaaaattaaaaaattccttccagtagcaccttagagaccaactaagtttgttcttggtgtgagctttcgtgcgcatgcacacttcttcagagtgtgAATGCCCCAGACCAATTAATAAATAGAGTGGCCAGAGGACAGGGCTGGCCAGAACTGTAGCCCTCTCATCTGGCAGGCACCAGGAAGGGACACATTGTTATTTCCAAAGAAAGCAATGCCTGGGCAGGTGCAGAATCTTACATGTCTCAACTTGCACATCAAAGTTCCATATTTTGACTTTTGAGTAGAAAAAGATTAATATAGAACATTACTGATGCTGCTTTGTGAGCCTGGAAGTTGATAGAAGTGCAAATTAGTTGATCACATTTATTTGCATATGACAAAAAAATAGACCTGAACGTTGTTTTCCATTGATGCACACATGGCTGAAGCATTTCTCATCCTGAAAGAGGCAATCCCTGCGCGCTCTCCCTCACTGATAGCATTATGACTTTATTTAtaactttatttattaattggCTAAGCGGTTGACTCATAAAAAGTCACATAGCCTGACCAAATGTTCCAAGCTGCCCTGAGCCAAGCCTTGGTCTAGGGCACTCATGCCAGTGGGCAGGGCCCTGGCCATTgctgccctcctccctcctgctgtgCTGCCGACAttaagccatgatttggcttagcatgtcattcAACCCTGGGCTTGCAGCTTGACTCACTCCAGCCAAACAATAACCAAGGGTTTACTCTGCACTGTTTGTCTGGAGCAAAACAAGCCAAGAGTCTGGGCTCAGACAACATCTCAAGCCAAGCAAGACTTTGCTCGTGGCAGTTCAGCAGCGAGAGGACCAGGGGAGGAACACGGCAGCTGTGATCTCCTTTCTCAGAGCCCTCACACTTGTGCATTTGtgcaaagccatggtttggtttaccATCATCTGCGAGTAGCCCATTAGCCCAAGGTGTAAGCATGAGGATCAGTGTGATCAGTAAGGCCAGCTAGTTAACAAAAATGTAATCTCCATTGTGTCTGCAGCTTCTCCTGGAAAGCGATtcatttctcttttgcttttaGGTTCCTTCTTCACACAGGTTCTAAGTTTGGATAACACCACAATTAAGCTTGAGATCTGGGACACTGCAGGCCAAGAGAAGTACCATAGTGTCTGCCATCTCTATTACAGAGGAGCTAATGCTGCTGTTCTGGTTTATGATATAACGAGGAAGGTAAGGCAGGAATGTTCTGCGTGggccttcccttcccctttcccatttcaccattTCTGAATGTGTAATTTGGCGTAATTTCCAAATGGTGCTTTATTTTCCAAGGAGAAGTCGTCATATTTTTCTATATTTGTATGAAAAGGTCGGTCTGGTGCATTTCTGTACGTTCAAGTCCTGGGAAACCTTTTGTTAAAAGTAGCTTAAACCAGGACAATGTGGGAGCGTGTTGGAACAACCACAATATCAACAGAGTCAATCAAAATCTTCTAGAAAAGTCAACCAGGCTGATGTTGCCACACACAATAACATATGAATCAGACACAAAAGTGTCACTGGCAAAGAAAACATCTTAAAATGAAGGATGTCAAACTTGCTGAATATGATGACATTGTGGAGAATTATGAATTTTTATGCAAATAAGGCTGTGGCCTCTGGTGGTCTTTGCCCTTCAGTTGTGCTCCAGGAGCCCCCTCTAAGTGAACAGCTTTCATTACCAAAAATTTGTGGAGATGTATGGAAGAGGCTGCTAGCAGTATGGaactgttcatagaatcatagcattgtagagccGGAAAGGAGCACGAGTGTCCTctagtctaatcccctgcaatgcaggaatcttttgcccagtgtggggctcaaagccacgaccctgacattaagagtctcagCGCATTGTTCACTAATTGTTATACAATGAAATAACTTGGAACATAATAAGATTTCTCACTCCAATCCTTGAACTCCCTTACCAGATCCTAGTTCGAATCAGGAATTCATGATTGTTCCATTCAGCCAAGtcttattattataatataaaaacacaaaatgcataacatagtaacaaacaaaaacaataaactcCCCACacactcacagagtttaaaagcccatagattgtttaattagccaaagactggtgcctaaagatatgtaatgaggacaccaggcgagcttccctggggagagcattccagagaaGGCCCATTCCTGTGTTGCCATCTTCTGGACCTCTTATGGGGGAGGCACACGACGAAAGGCCCCAGATGATGATTGCAAAGTCcaggtcagtttatatggggagaggctgcCCTTGAGGAATTGCGGCtgtgagccatttaaggctttataggtcaaaaccagcactttggttttttgttttttttaataaaaatttattagttttccacattaaacaaatcgcaaatacaacatacaagcacaataaaaacaaatacaacaacaaactaaaaattaaaattaaaattaaaaataatgaaaacttatacatacctaaacacaAACACTCAGATGCTAATTGCTTAATGTTTCAATCTAGTTTAAATCTTaaataggggacttcccccgttctctcaactgcgttcagttctaatttactttagtaactttgtaactaatttccatCAATCATCATTGTTcttattacaatttcaaataactaacttacTTCATATTACTTATTACTTATTACACCATTTAATAACATACCTCTTTCATCAACATTACTTCTAgtatactatttttatctaacatcTTGTCACTAAAGCCATTTATATTCACTAATTCTGCTTCAAAtgtctaatttttcacgattttttaaatattctttaaatttcttccaatcttcttgcaccttctcctccctctggtctcggagcttcgcagtcagctcagcgagttccatatagtccattaacttcatctgccattcctctacagtcgggagctcttca from Lacerta agilis isolate rLacAgi1 chromosome 1, rLacAgi1.pri, whole genome shotgun sequence includes these protein-coding regions:
- the RAB17 gene encoding ras-related protein Rab-17 isoform X2, which gives rise to MAQRRVQNKEATPCFYVPCPKDAYVFKVVLLGSTAVGKSSLAYRYVKKDFRDSLPTVGCSFFTQVLSLDNTTIKLEIWDTAGQEKYHSVCHLYYRGANAAVLVYDITRKESLEKAKMWLTELEKEFLPDEIIIALVGNKLDLSAEREVTLQIRCFSRRQRILHKQRTCSTWKHLQNLITKWQNSLCLWLMNC